The Zestosphaera sp. genome has a window encoding:
- a CDS encoding radical SAM protein, with product MKLGGKNFMGVEERLYDPLELSKSVESLVTRASKGVVERKYFRFRGGRWYGGIASADVIGCNLRCRFCWAWYFRDRHDLGFFLSPEEVFKRLNEIAFKRGYKYLRLTGGEPTIAREHLLEILKLSETSGFVFIVETNGILLGADPTYAKELSRFSNIYVRVSFKGTNPQEFTKLTGATPRGFELQVQALRNLLNYGLVPGRDFGVAAMVGFSPDENIARFVTTLSSIDDRLATDVDWEYVLTYPHVMKLLSRYNLKPIRTYRPEDVSE from the coding sequence TTGAAGCTAGGAGGAAAGAACTTTATGGGGGTTGAAGAACGACTCTACGACCCTCTAGAACTCTCAAAAAGTGTTGAGTCTTTAGTTACTAGAGCGTCAAAGGGAGTTGTAGAGAGGAAGTACTTCAGGTTTAGAGGTGGTAGGTGGTACGGGGGGATTGCTTCAGCAGACGTGATAGGATGTAATCTGAGGTGTAGGTTCTGCTGGGCTTGGTACTTCAGAGATAGGCACGACTTAGGCTTTTTCTTGAGTCCGGAGGAAGTCTTCAAAAGATTGAACGAGATAGCTTTCAAGAGAGGCTATAAATACTTGAGACTGACTGGCGGGGAACCAACTATCGCGAGAGAACACTTGCTAGAAATCCTGAAGCTATCTGAAACTTCCGGGTTTGTTTTCATAGTAGAGACTAACGGCATATTGCTTGGAGCCGACCCTACTTACGCTAAAGAGTTATCTAGGTTCAGCAACATATATGTTAGAGTGTCTTTCAAGGGCACTAACCCACAGGAATTCACTAAATTAACAGGCGCTACACCGAGAGGTTTTGAGCTACAAGTACAGGCTTTGAGAAATCTCCTGAACTATGGGTTAGTACCAGGCCGTGACTTCGGTGTTGCTGCGATGGTGGGTTTCTCACCAGATGAAAATATTGCTAGGTTCGTCACCACACTTTCATCCATAGATGATAGGCTAGCCACTGACGTGGACTGGGAGTACGTTCTTACGTACCCTCACGTGATGAAGTTGTTAAGTCGCTATAATTTAAAACCTATCAGAACTTACAGGCCAGAAGACGTGAGTGAGTGA
- a CDS encoding MBL fold metallo-hydrolase yields the protein MATFLETTDATIFIDPAVSIAPVRYGLPPHEVELRRLNEVATKITSRAYESEIIVVTHYHYDHHDLGDLVPVDIYKNKIVLIKDPKKHINVSQRIRAAKFLKRISGLTKEVKIADSSTYVYGNTIVKVSHPTPHGPTPKLGYVIQVLVRDSDKKVLFTSDVEGPVNEDAVNFMIDNPADLVIVDGPPTYLFGVKKEVSDPEIALRELIKYLSLSMPEYLVIDHHLLRDLNYTKFYESLKPYLGKTKLVTAAEFMGREPELLEARRKELYGG from the coding sequence ATGGCGACATTTCTTGAAACCACAGACGCTACTATTTTTATAGACCCGGCTGTCTCGATAGCGCCTGTCAGGTACGGGTTACCTCCTCACGAGGTCGAGTTGAGGAGGCTTAACGAAGTAGCTACTAAGATTACTTCAAGAGCTTATGAGTCAGAAATAATAGTAGTGACTCACTACCACTACGATCACCATGACTTAGGAGATTTAGTCCCTGTCGACATATACAAGAATAAAATAGTCCTTATTAAAGACCCTAAAAAACACATTAACGTATCGCAACGTATTAGAGCCGCTAAGTTTCTTAAGAGAATTAGCGGACTCACTAAAGAAGTTAAAATAGCTGACTCAAGCACGTACGTTTATGGAAACACTATCGTTAAGGTCTCTCACCCTACCCCGCACGGACCCACTCCTAAGCTAGGTTACGTTATCCAGGTTTTAGTAAGAGACAGTGACAAAAAAGTTCTTTTTACTTCAGATGTTGAGGGACCGGTCAATGAAGATGCCGTGAACTTCATGATAGATAATCCTGCTGACTTAGTCATAGTTGATGGGCCACCCACATACCTTTTCGGTGTTAAGAAAGAAGTTAGTGACCCTGAGATTGCCTTACGTGAGTTGATAAAGTATTTATCTCTAAGCATGCCCGAATACCTGGTTATCGATCATCACTTGCTTAGAGATTTAAATTACACTAAGTTTTATGAGTCGCTAAAACCTTATCTCGGGAAGACTAAGTTAGTCACGGCAGCCGAGTTTATGGGGAGGGAGCCAGAGCTTCTTGAAGCTAGGAGGAAAGAACTTTATGGGGGTTGA
- a CDS encoding Lrp/AsnC family transcriptional regulator, translated as MRENSTNKKDVIILRELSTNARIPITKIAKVLSISDVAVKRRLVKLEENGIIKKYTYISNNKKLGYDIIALVGLNTLPDKILDVIKLIKDRDDVTFVALSSGDHNLLVEIWAKNSEELTKVVEDLRRIPGVVAVYPAIILDVIKEREPIPQRFLKEALEGSV; from the coding sequence ATGCGTGAGAACTCGACAAATAAGAAAGACGTAATAATTCTGCGAGAACTGAGTACTAACGCTAGAATACCTATAACTAAAATAGCTAAAGTCCTCTCAATTTCTGACGTTGCTGTTAAGAGGAGGCTTGTAAAGCTTGAAGAAAACGGTATCATAAAGAAATACACCTACATATCAAACAATAAGAAACTCGGTTACGACATAATAGCTTTAGTAGGGCTTAACACGCTACCTGATAAGATACTTGACGTGATTAAATTAATTAAAGACAGAGATGACGTGACCTTCGTAGCATTGTCTTCCGGAGACCACAACTTACTAGTTGAGATATGGGCTAAGAATTCTGAAGAGTTAACTAAGGTAGTTGAGGACTTGAGAAGGATTCCCGGAGTAGTGGCGGTTTATCCCGCGATAATACTTGACGTTATTAAGGAGAGAGAACCTATTCCGCAAAGATTTCTTAAGGAAGCTCTTGAAGGAAGTGTCTGA
- the rpl12p gene encoding 50S ribosomal protein P1, whose translation MEYVYASLLLHTAGKEVNEENLRRVLEAAGIRADDVRVKMLVAALKEINIDEVLKQASMAPAVPVTPVTVQAAAPAPQQAQPTPAKAEEEEKKEVSEEEIAEGISSLFG comes from the coding sequence GTGGAGTACGTGTATGCATCCCTGCTCTTGCATACAGCCGGTAAAGAAGTAAACGAAGAAAATCTTAGGAGGGTCCTGGAAGCAGCCGGGATAAGAGCAGATGATGTGCGCGTCAAGATGTTAGTAGCTGCTCTCAAAGAAATAAACATCGATGAAGTGTTGAAGCAAGCTTCTATGGCTCCAGCAGTGCCGGTCACGCCAGTAACTGTTCAGGCAGCTGCTCCCGCACCTCAACAAGCACAACCAACTCCGGCTAAAGCTGAGGAGGAAGAAAAGAAGGAAGTAAGCGAAGAGGAAATAGCTGAAGGTATTTCGTCACTATTCGGTTAA
- a CDS encoding CoA-binding protein, with protein sequence MSVLETLFKPGSIAVVGASRQPGKIGYEILRNIKEYGYGGKVYPVNPQAKEILGFKVYPSISSIPDSIDMVVVSVPAHMVPDVIEEAGKKGAKVAVVISSGFKEVGRHDLEEEVVSKARKYGMRVLGPNIFGVVYTPARINASFGPKDVIPGHIAFLTQSGALGIALMGMTIVERIGVSAIVSIGNKADIDDADLLEYLIKDEATKVILIYLEGVKDGKRFIEVARRVSLSKPIIVIKAGKTEVGAKAVASHTGSLAGNVLIYSTVFKQTGILEARSVEEAFDWARTFSYSPEYKGGELVVVTNGGGAGVIVTDTLSVNGVQLSPPPETLVNVLKPKLPGFASLGNPIDVTGMISNEGYVDAVMSSLLDDKVGVVLAVYCQTAVTDPTIIAGELIKRVKELGGLPKPLITSFIGGEEVYWAIQKLNNAGIPSYPMPERAASSVAALINYYKTRERLLRNA encoded by the coding sequence ATGAGTGTACTGGAAACCTTGTTTAAGCCGGGGTCTATAGCGGTAGTCGGGGCATCGCGACAGCCTGGTAAGATCGGGTACGAGATTTTAAGGAATATTAAGGAATACGGCTATGGTGGTAAGGTATATCCTGTAAACCCGCAGGCTAAGGAGATACTCGGTTTTAAAGTATATCCTAGTATTTCCTCAATACCGGACAGTATAGATATGGTGGTTGTGTCTGTCCCGGCTCACATGGTTCCTGACGTTATAGAAGAGGCTGGTAAGAAGGGAGCTAAGGTGGCAGTAGTCATATCTTCAGGCTTTAAAGAAGTTGGGAGGCACGATCTTGAGGAGGAGGTTGTGTCTAAAGCTAGGAAGTACGGCATGCGCGTCTTAGGACCTAATATTTTCGGTGTCGTGTATACGCCTGCTAGAATAAACGCTTCATTCGGTCCTAAGGACGTGATACCTGGTCACATAGCGTTCTTGACTCAGTCTGGAGCTCTAGGGATAGCTCTCATGGGAATGACGATAGTGGAGAGGATAGGTGTTTCCGCGATAGTTAGTATAGGGAATAAAGCAGACATAGATGATGCTGACCTCCTAGAATATCTTATTAAAGATGAGGCTACTAAGGTAATCTTGATATACCTTGAGGGCGTTAAAGACGGTAAGAGATTTATTGAGGTAGCGCGTAGAGTATCTCTCTCGAAACCGATAATAGTCATCAAGGCTGGCAAGACTGAAGTTGGAGCTAAAGCAGTTGCTTCACACACGGGCTCGCTAGCTGGCAACGTCCTTATCTACTCTACTGTCTTCAAGCAGACAGGCATACTTGAAGCTAGGAGTGTTGAGGAAGCTTTTGATTGGGCAAGAACATTCTCTTACTCTCCTGAGTATAAGGGAGGTGAACTAGTAGTAGTTACTAACGGCGGTGGTGCTGGAGTGATAGTAACTGACACTCTCTCTGTGAACGGAGTACAGTTGTCTCCACCCCCTGAGACTCTAGTAAACGTGCTTAAGCCTAAACTACCTGGCTTTGCTTCACTAGGTAATCCGATAGATGTTACGGGGATGATATCTAATGAAGGCTACGTAGACGCTGTTATGTCGTCATTACTAGATGATAAGGTGGGAGTCGTTTTAGCAGTATATTGTCAGACGGCAGTAACAGACCCTACAATAATAGCTGGTGAACTCATTAAGAGGGTTAAAGAGTTGGGTGGCTTGCCCAAACCTCTAATAACTTCTTTCATAGGTGGTGAGGAAGTCTATTGGGCTATACAGAAACTAAATAATGCCGGTATACCGTCTTACCCAATGCCTGAGAGAGCGGCCTCATCTGTTGCCGCCCTCATAAACTACTACAAGACACGCGAAAGACTCTTAAGAAATGCTTAA
- a CDS encoding L-threonylcarbamoyladenylate synthase has translation MLKVDPINPDKEVISEAVEVLREGGLVAFPTETVYGLGADSFNKSAVKKIYSVKGRPPDNPLILHISDFKELEVVAKDVPSFVYELANKVWPGPVTFVLKKSDLVLHEVTAGLPTVAVRCPAHPVALALIKGLGNPIAAPSANLSGRPSPTTADHVIKDLSGKIEMILEGGDTFFGVESTIINLTTDPPVLLRPGPVGVEELEKLTNLKILIPAFAKGTEEAGIALSPGTKYRHYSPQTTLVLVEAGQCLTLAAYLKYVKSLINEYLQKRLKVAIICSKETCSDYGDLITLEIGSRNNLYEVAKNLFKKLRELDELRVDVAISESFKEQGIGLAIMNRLRKASSKVVACVLTR, from the coding sequence GTGCTTAAGGTAGACCCTATAAATCCAGACAAAGAAGTAATTAGCGAAGCTGTCGAGGTTCTCAGAGAAGGAGGTCTAGTAGCTTTCCCTACTGAGACAGTATATGGTTTAGGAGCTGACTCATTTAATAAAAGTGCTGTTAAGAAGATTTATAGCGTTAAGGGAAGACCCCCTGACAATCCTTTAATACTGCATATTAGTGACTTTAAAGAGTTAGAAGTAGTAGCTAAAGACGTGCCTTCATTTGTTTATGAGTTAGCTAATAAGGTGTGGCCAGGACCGGTAACTTTCGTTCTAAAAAAGAGTGACTTAGTGTTGCATGAAGTTACTGCGGGACTACCAACTGTTGCTGTCAGGTGTCCGGCACACCCCGTAGCACTCGCACTCATTAAAGGCTTGGGAAACCCTATAGCAGCACCGAGTGCTAACTTATCGGGAAGACCCTCACCCACTACAGCAGATCACGTCATTAAAGACTTGTCAGGGAAAATTGAGATGATATTAGAAGGCGGCGACACTTTCTTCGGTGTTGAGTCAACAATCATTAACTTAACTACCGACCCGCCAGTCTTGCTGAGACCAGGCCCTGTAGGTGTTGAAGAGTTAGAGAAACTAACTAATCTTAAAATATTAATCCCGGCATTCGCTAAGGGAACTGAAGAAGCTGGGATAGCTTTAAGTCCTGGAACAAAGTACAGGCATTACTCTCCCCAAACTACGTTAGTCTTGGTTGAGGCAGGCCAGTGTCTCACTCTAGCGGCTTACCTTAAGTACGTCAAGTCACTAATTAACGAGTATCTGCAGAAACGCCTCAAAGTTGCAATCATATGTAGCAAGGAAACTTGCTCAGATTACGGAGACTTAATAACGCTTGAGATTGGCTCTAGAAACAACCTCTACGAAGTAGCTAAGAATCTCTTCAAGAAACTTAGAGAACTTGATGAACTAAGAGTTGATGTAGCTATCTCAGAAAGCTTTAAAGAGCAGGGTATAGGCCTAGCTATAATGAACAGGTTGAGGAAAGCCTCAAGTAAGGTAGTAGCATGCGTTCTAACACGTTAG
- a CDS encoding AMP phosphorylase has translation MPIFKARVLDVDTGDLRVVLAPKNIALANGLRGGSRVRVASDSRFVTAWVLVSGEEGDEVLLSRSVSSALNNPEKVELSVYSTTSSVDYIKKKLKGFKLSEDEIRSIIRDITSGVLGEAEIATFIAAQTSVGMDVDEIVSLTKAMVDTGNILKFDEPAYDIHSIGGVPGNSKVSLVAVPIIAAAGVFIPKTSSRAITSPAGTADTMEVLAPVSFTEEEVLELAKKVKGFIIWGGTLNLAPADDILIRVEHQLKLDPTSQMVASILSKKLSMSISNLVIDIPTGREAKVENIEEARNLSSLFVQVGSKLKLGVRCAITYGGQPIGYTVGPALEALEALETLMGSGPMSVREKATALAGLVLEVAGVAPRGGGRKVALNILESGRALQTFLKIVEVMGGNPHVRPDDIPVGRYKAEVKAPIDGYVTGVYNNALSRIAMVAGAPLDKGAGLRLYVKRGHKVKEGQTLLEIYSNSESLLDEALRLVEVLKPIVIEGMLLETFPEYL, from the coding sequence ATGCCTATCTTCAAGGCTAGAGTTCTTGACGTAGACACAGGGGATTTAAGAGTAGTTCTAGCTCCTAAGAACATTGCCTTAGCTAACGGGTTGAGAGGGGGCTCAAGAGTTAGAGTAGCGAGTGATTCCAGGTTTGTTACTGCCTGGGTTCTAGTATCTGGCGAGGAAGGAGATGAAGTCTTGCTAAGTAGAAGCGTCTCGAGCGCCTTAAATAACCCGGAGAAAGTTGAGTTGAGTGTGTACTCTACGACTTCCTCAGTAGACTATATTAAGAAGAAGTTAAAGGGCTTTAAATTGAGTGAGGACGAGATACGCTCTATAATAAGAGACATAACTTCCGGTGTTTTAGGGGAGGCTGAGATAGCTACTTTCATAGCAGCTCAGACGAGTGTGGGGATGGACGTCGATGAGATAGTGTCGCTGACTAAGGCGATGGTTGATACAGGCAATATCCTGAAGTTTGATGAGCCTGCTTACGATATTCATTCTATCGGTGGGGTTCCAGGAAATTCTAAAGTCTCTCTAGTTGCTGTCCCGATAATCGCCGCGGCAGGAGTCTTTATTCCGAAGACGTCCTCCAGAGCGATAACGTCGCCTGCGGGAACTGCTGACACTATGGAGGTTCTAGCTCCGGTGTCATTTACTGAGGAAGAAGTTCTTGAGTTGGCGAAGAAGGTTAAGGGATTTATTATTTGGGGAGGTACACTCAATCTAGCGCCGGCAGACGATATTCTAATACGTGTGGAGCATCAGTTAAAACTAGACCCTACGTCACAGATGGTAGCTTCTATACTCTCTAAGAAGTTAAGCATGTCTATAAGTAATTTAGTTATAGACATCCCTACAGGTAGGGAAGCAAAGGTAGAGAATATTGAGGAGGCAAGAAATCTCTCATCACTTTTTGTCCAGGTAGGTAGTAAGTTAAAGCTCGGCGTGAGATGTGCTATAACGTATGGCGGGCAACCAATAGGGTATACGGTAGGACCAGCTCTAGAAGCTCTTGAGGCTCTAGAAACACTTATGGGCAGTGGACCTATGTCTGTTAGAGAAAAAGCTACTGCGCTGGCTGGGCTCGTGCTCGAGGTCGCTGGCGTGGCTCCTAGAGGGGGTGGACGTAAGGTCGCTCTCAACATACTTGAGTCGGGCAGAGCTCTCCAGACTTTCTTAAAGATCGTTGAAGTTATGGGAGGCAACCCTCACGTGAGACCTGATGATATACCTGTAGGTAGGTATAAGGCCGAAGTTAAGGCACCCATAGATGGGTACGTCACCGGAGTCTACAATAATGCTTTATCTCGTATAGCGATGGTTGCTGGAGCCCCTCTCGATAAGGGGGCTGGTTTAAGACTCTACGTGAAAAGAGGACATAAAGTTAAGGAGGGGCAGACTCTACTGGAAATCTACAGCAATTCTGAGAGCTTGTTAGACGAAGCTCTTAGGCTAGTCGAGGTTCTTAAGCCAATAGTTATTGAGGGGATGTTGCTAGAGACATTCCCCGAGTACTTGTAA
- a CDS encoding Mth938-like domain-containing protein has translation MTHHPNISLVTLINLRWSKIVKQPLIEHYDFGEIVVGGREYNHDIVIHPEGILSDWWRVEGHRLQLVDVRDFLSVKVDVVIIGTGYDGVMRVDNEVIEAFKKSGAEVHVLKSRQAVRKYNEEVSKGRRVLLLIHLTC, from the coding sequence TTGACGCATCATCCAAATATTAGTCTTGTAACCTTAATTAATTTAAGGTGGTCTAAGATAGTTAAGCAACCCTTAATAGAACACTACGACTTCGGCGAGATAGTTGTTGGGGGGCGTGAGTATAACCACGATATAGTGATTCACCCTGAAGGGATACTTAGTGATTGGTGGCGTGTTGAGGGGCACAGACTTCAGTTAGTAGACGTTAGAGACTTCCTCAGCGTAAAGGTAGATGTAGTCATCATAGGGACTGGTTACGATGGTGTTATGAGGGTAGACAATGAGGTTATTGAGGCGTTTAAGAAGTCTGGTGCTGAGGTGCATGTGCTAAAGTCTAGGCAGGCAGTACGCAAGTATAATGAGGAGGTAAGTAAGGGGAGAAGAGTACTTCTCCTTATCCACTTAACTTGCTAG
- a CDS encoding ABC transporter ATP-binding protein — translation MYLIKTVDLVYEYPDGTRALDSVSLEIKEGEFVGVLGNNGSGKTTLAKCLAGLLKPASGLILVKGKDIRSYKRKDLIRNIGYISQDINTQLLNVNVLEEILFTPKMLGVRSDLINDRLEEILSQLEISNEVLDKPVLGLPRHIKLRVLLASYLLAGTKNFIVDEPTTGQDWHHSIKFAEFLRKLRESGSTVILITHDVEILARYSERVILMNSGRIVADGETREILSDVELLKKNSLLPTYTTQITRDLMIKGHVLLPEELIRVLSRF, via the coding sequence ATGTACCTTATTAAGACAGTAGATCTTGTTTACGAGTACCCGGATGGTACGAGGGCTTTAGACTCTGTTAGTCTAGAGATTAAGGAAGGAGAGTTTGTTGGGGTCTTAGGGAATAACGGCTCTGGCAAGACTACTCTAGCTAAGTGCTTAGCAGGACTCCTCAAACCTGCTTCAGGTCTCATCCTAGTTAAAGGGAAGGATATTAGGAGTTACAAGAGGAAAGACTTGATAAGGAATATAGGGTATATTTCTCAAGACATTAACACACAGTTACTTAACGTGAATGTATTAGAAGAGATTTTGTTCACTCCTAAGATGCTCGGCGTGCGTAGCGACTTAATTAATGATAGACTTGAAGAAATCTTAAGTCAGTTAGAGATAAGTAATGAAGTTCTTGACAAGCCGGTTCTTGGGCTGCCTAGACACATTAAGCTGAGGGTCTTGCTAGCTTCTTACTTATTAGCTGGTACTAAGAACTTCATCGTAGACGAGCCAACTACTGGGCAAGACTGGCATCACTCCATAAAGTTTGCTGAATTCTTGAGGAAATTGAGAGAGAGTGGAAGCACTGTGATTCTGATAACGCATGATGTGGAGATACTCGCTAGATACTCTGAGAGAGTAATTTTAATGAACTCAGGCAGGATAGTAGCTGACGGGGAGACTAGAGAGATACTTAGTGATGTAGAACTCCTGAAGAAGAATTCTTTGCTACCTACATACACGACACAAATAACTAGAGACCTCATGATTAAGGGACACGTTCTACTACCTGAAGAACTTATCAGGGTCCTGAGCAGGTTTTGA
- a CDS encoding ABC transporter ATP-binding protein — MSCVVDLKNLWWAYENSSGWVLKNVNLCIREKEFLLITGPTGAGKTTLARIMCGLIPWSYRGMLKGRVSILGKEVASLKSSQVLRDIGFVSSDPEMQFLTTRVEDEIALRLRLLGASSEEVSERVSWAIRQVGLSESILDKSPYELSSGQKQRVAIATAIATKPKLLILDEPLSNLDWAGAEEVVKSIESLRLNQQASIVIIEHRVDVFMQYLSRIALMLDGTLALVDDPSNFFMKLPKDFESYVRVPEIVRVWKYLVLRYSLRNENISSELLKTHLIQLLRGVR, encoded by the coding sequence ATGTCCTGTGTAGTAGACCTTAAAAACTTGTGGTGGGCTTATGAAAACTCTAGTGGGTGGGTCTTAAAAAACGTTAACTTGTGTATTAGAGAGAAAGAATTTTTGCTTATTACGGGACCTACAGGCGCTGGCAAGACTACTTTGGCGAGAATCATGTGCGGGTTAATACCTTGGAGTTACAGGGGAATGCTTAAAGGGCGTGTGTCTATCTTAGGTAAAGAAGTAGCTAGTCTTAAGTCTTCACAGGTACTACGTGATATAGGGTTTGTTTCTTCAGACCCTGAGATGCAGTTTCTTACTACACGGGTCGAGGATGAGATAGCGCTCCGCCTGAGACTCTTAGGCGCGAGTTCTGAGGAAGTGAGTGAGAGAGTCTCGTGGGCTATAAGACAGGTTGGTTTAAGTGAGTCTATCTTAGATAAGTCGCCTTACGAGTTAAGCAGTGGTCAGAAGCAGAGAGTTGCTATAGCGACAGCTATAGCAACTAAACCTAAACTCTTGATACTTGATGAGCCGCTGTCTAATCTTGACTGGGCGGGAGCCGAGGAAGTAGTGAAGTCTATAGAGTCGCTCAGACTTAATCAACAAGCATCAATAGTTATCATAGAGCATAGAGTAGACGTCTTTATGCAGTATCTCTCTAGAATAGCTTTAATGCTTGACGGCACGCTAGCTTTAGTTGATGACCCATCTAATTTCTTCATGAAGTTACCTAAAGACTTTGAAAGCTACGTTAGAGTCCCTGAGATAGTGAGGGTCTGGAAGTACTTGGTTCTGAGGTACTCTCTGAGGAACGAGAACATAAGTAGTGAGTTGCTAAAGACACACTTAATTCAGTTGCTTAGGGGTGTGCGGTGA
- a CDS encoding energy-coupling factor transporter transmembrane component T produces MAGLIVVKGEARAYRVRTIVGYLDATSVLLRLNPLTKFSLLLFAALYTLLGNLLEVNLLVASTVLVLFKVLKIRLSTVAVYLRILLGFLLIIVLSYFLAGSSLGRNPLACVGFLRLYAENLVIGLTIYSKILATVLTVILALSLITVRDVVNGLSSLGLSLKAALVAGLVFKFMYYLQVKLEEIKLGELSRGLEVSRGNIFESIHLFFHRLLPLFSITLVKIDEVSDVLELRGFNLAEKERSSLSRLSFSFIDLLVLFLVASATFLITYFSLTGVLSPLNSPVYEILVSYSVFSGCPV; encoded by the coding sequence GTGGCTGGCTTAATCGTGGTGAAGGGTGAGGCAAGAGCGTATAGGGTAAGAACTATAGTAGGTTACTTAGACGCGACGTCAGTTCTGCTTAGATTAAATCCCTTGACTAAGTTCTCGCTGTTGTTGTTCGCAGCTCTCTATACCTTGTTAGGGAACCTTCTTGAAGTTAACTTACTAGTAGCCTCTACAGTCCTAGTTCTCTTTAAGGTTTTGAAGATTAGGTTGAGTACAGTAGCCGTATACTTGAGGATTTTGCTAGGTTTTCTCCTAATTATAGTTCTCAGCTACTTCTTAGCCGGCAGTAGCTTAGGGCGTAATCCGCTAGCCTGCGTGGGTTTCTTAAGACTCTATGCTGAGAACCTGGTGATAGGTCTGACTATTTACTCTAAGATTTTAGCTACAGTCCTCACAGTCATTCTGGCTCTCTCCCTAATTACTGTGAGAGACGTTGTTAATGGCTTAAGTAGCTTAGGCTTAAGCTTGAAAGCTGCTCTAGTTGCTGGACTCGTGTTTAAGTTTATGTATTACCTCCAAGTAAAGCTCGAGGAGATTAAGTTAGGCGAGCTCTCAAGAGGTCTGGAAGTTTCTAGAGGTAATATCTTTGAGAGCATTCATTTATTCTTTCATAGGCTCCTACCGCTCTTCTCAATAACCTTAGTTAAGATTGATGAAGTTAGTGACGTTCTTGAATTGAGGGGGTTTAACCTAGCTGAGAAGGAGAGGAGCTCGCTAAGCAGACTTAGTTTTAGCTTTATTGATTTACTAGTGCTTTTCCTGGTAGCCTCAGCAACGTTTTTAATCACATACTTCTCGCTTACTGGGGTGTTAAGCCCGCTAAACTCCCCGGTTTACGAGATACTTGTTAGTTACTCGGTGTTTTCAGGATGTCCTGTGTAG